The Vulpes lagopus strain Blue_001 chromosome 6, ASM1834538v1, whole genome shotgun sequence genome has a segment encoding these proteins:
- the LOC121492390 gene encoding programmed cell death protein 6-like → MAAYSYRPGPGAGPAGGAALPDQSFLWNVFQRVDKDRSGVISDNELQQALSNGTWTAFNPVTVRSIISMFDRENKAGVNFSEFTGVWKYITDWQNVFRTYDRDNSGMIDKNELKQALSGFGYRLSDQFHDILIRKFDRQGRGQIAFDDFIQGCIVLQRLTDIFRRYDTDQDGWIQVSYEQYLSMVFSIV, encoded by the coding sequence ATGGCCGCCTACTCCTAccgcccggggcccggggctggcCCGGCCGGAGGCGCGGCGCTGCCGGACCAGAGCTTCTTGTGGAACGTTTTCCAGAGGGTTGATAAAGACAGGAGCGGGGTGATATCGGACAACGAGCTTCAGCAAGCACTCTCCAACGGCACATGGACTGCATTTAATCCAGTGACTGTCCGCTCCATCATATCTATGTTTGACCGAGAGAACAAAGCTGGCGTGAACTTTAGCGAGTTCACTGGCGTCTGGAAGTACATCACAGATTGGCAGAATGTCTTCCGCACCTACGACAGGGACAACTCTGGGATGATCGACAAGAACGAGCTCAAGCAAGCACTCTCAGGTTTTGGGTACCGGCTCTCTGACCAGTTTCATGACATCCTCATTCGCAAGTTTGACAGACAAGGACGGGGGCAGATTGCATTTGATGACTTCATCCAGGGCTGCATTGTCTTGCAGAGGTTGACAGATATATTCAGGCGTTACGATACGGATCAAGACGGCTGGATTCAGGTGTCATATGAACAGTATCTGTCCATGGTCTTCAGCATCGTATAA